The Acidimicrobiia bacterium genome segment TCCTCGTGAGCTTCCTGCAGGCGTTCATCTTCACCATCCTCACGGCCGTCTACATCGGCGGCACCATGCATCCCGAGCACTAGGGAGGAACCTTGCTCCACGTACTGGCAGCTGCCGCCACCTCCGGCGTCACCGACAAGGGTCTCGCGTCGGTCGGTCGCGGCATCGTCTACGGCGCCGCGGCCATCGGCCCCGGCATCGGCATCGGCCTCGTGGTCGGCAACGCCATCACCGCGATGGCGCGCCAGCCCGAATCGGCCGGCACCGTCCGCACGACGATGTTCCTCGGCATCGC includes the following:
- the atpE gene encoding ATP synthase F0 subunit C, which encodes MVYGAAAIGPGIGIGLVVGNAITAMARQPESAGTVRTTMFLGIAFTEALALFGFVLAFIISG